The following DNA comes from Thermodesulfobacteriota bacterium.
GTAAAGATATTGAAACATTTCTTCATAACGCAAAAATCATCAGGAATTAGAAAAAAACGCTTTTACTGACGTTATTTCCAGTTAAAATCCGAAATTGAAATGCTGTTTTAACAATTCAACGGTCCTTTGGCTCATTTTCAGCTTCTCTATTTCCTGAGGTGATACCCAGCGTGCATCGATGGCGTCATCCCCGGCCTGAATCTCACCGTTTACATAATCTGCAATCAGGTCAACAATCACGTAGTGAAATTTTACGTTGCCCATATGATCATGCTCTATCAGGTCAAATGTATATATAGGTCGCCCAGCATGTATGGTAATTCCCGTCTCTTCAAATATTTCCCGTTCAACTCCTTGTTGAAGGGATTCCCCCAATTCCAGTTTCCCCCCGGGAATAGACCACAAACCTTTCGACGGTGTCTGTCCTCGGCAAACCAGTAAGACATTTCCATCCTT
Coding sequences within:
- a CDS encoding NUDIX hydrolase, which produces MPSKKNIGMSKNEYPNSPRVGVGAVVFKDGNVLLVCRGQTPSKGLWSIPGGKLELGESLQQGVEREIFEETGITIHAGRPIYTFDLIEHDHMGNVKFHYVIVDLIADYVNGEIQAGDDAIDARWVSPQEIEKLKMSQRTVELLKQHFNFGF